The Rhodamnia argentea isolate NSW1041297 chromosome 10, ASM2092103v1, whole genome shotgun sequence sequence TCCTGCTCCCACTACAACTGGGGCAGGGCACGAACCTTGCTTCCCCGCATGTCTTGCAAATGAACCCGAGATCACTTGCGTCGAGTCCCTCCAAAAGCCTTGCCAATTCCCCGTTCTCATTGAGCTGCCTGATCTCTTCCGCACCACCGATGTGGTTTCCTCTTATGAAGACCTGAGGCAGGCTCAGTGCCTTGCCTTTGAGCTTGCCTTGCAATTCCCTTCTGTAGGAAGAGTCCATCGAAATGTCCCTCTCATCCAAAGCTGCTCTCAAGCCCCTGAATATCATTCGAACAGCACGACAGTCCTCGTAAGTCTTTCTGATTCCTCTCAAGCTGGTGAAGTACAAAACTACCCTATCTTCTTTGCCTAATGATGAATTCTTGCCATTGGATGGTGGAGAATGACCCTTGAATCCCACCAATGGACCAACTGTCATTTCATGATGGCCACTGATCTTAGCTGGAATTTCATATGAATTTGTGGAGTCAACTGTTTTCTTCTCATGGACATCGTAATCTGAAGGCTTGCAAGAAATGGAAGAAGCAGACATCCTCAAGTTCTCACCATCGTAATCAAAGTCATCTAGACCATCCATGAGCTCCCAGGTGTTGATGACGGAATCCAGTGATGGGGCGTCGTTCGACTCTTCCACATGAGTTGGTGGCTCAGCCATTTTGTTGGGAGTCTGAGGAGGTGGTAAATGCATCCGCTCAGACAGATTCTGGATGTTCAATCTGGAGTTCTGTGGGTCGATGAGGAGGAGGGAACCATAGGTGGTAGACGTCAGAGAGACCAAATGGTGGGTGTCGCCTTTCTTGATTGGCGGGTGGTGGACAAGAGGAGTTGCAAGAGAAACAGTTCTTGCTTTGGCTGGTGATGGTGATAAATtcggagaaaatgcaaaatcaaagGGAGAAAGATGGGGGAGTTCTGGGTTATTGGTGGGGGGTGTTTTGGATGTTGAGACAAAGCATCCCATGGATGGTTGCCGGAAATGGTGAAGTGTCttaccttctttttcttttgctcccGATGTACAATTtgtagctctctctctctcaattatgCCTTTTGGTTCTCTCCCTGGAACTTCTGGTTCATCAGTGCTAGTCTGGGGCTTAGAAGAGTTTGCAGAGAGTGGAGAGAGATGGTGAATTGTTGGTGAGAGGGACCTTTCAAGAATTGTTGCAGGAGGATGATAAACTAGAGCTGGTAGACATTGAAAATGCAGTTCTTGGAGTTTGCTTGAATCATTGCTGAAGTCGGGTGTGGGCACTCTCCAGAAACCTTGCCAGACTTGAACATGCTTTTAATGTTCGTTCCTGAAGGATTTTGTAAACAGGGGAATTGGATTTTGGTCGGCCCTTTCAGGCTCTAGATCGGAGTCGAAGCAACCCAAGTACATGGTATGTGCGAATGATGGCTTGAATGCGTGTTATTTATTTAGGTTGGAGGATTTCCAAAGGGCATTTGTTCTTAGGTAGTTAACGTGGGTTATGTCGCTATCGGTAGGTTACGCATAGCTCTCGGTTTGAACagaaattgttgacacctaaccGTAATGAACTTCACAACTACTCTTGGTGATTTGGTGCAAATGCCCACAAAAGAGAGAACATGCTGTGATCCTTTCAATTGATAAAGATCTGCCTTTTTTGTGTGCATAATCATGCGACAAATTTGTCCAAAATGCCCGAAAAGATCGCAAGACACCAACTCGATCATTTTTATCCGGGGCATGTGACCTTGCTACAAACTGCTATAAACGAAGGATGGCTCTTTGATCTTTTTTGGGATGATGAGAGCACCGACGCCCCCAACTTTAAAAGCAAACAAGCTTTGATGTACGGAGCATATGGTGCACTGGTCATATGATGGCGACGGATGGTTGTCGTCTTCTTGGCCATGGGGGAAAGCTGCACGTTATTCCATGTGACCACATGTATGAAGTCGCATTCACATCGCAAAAATGCAGGTCCGGGTACTAAAGCACAGTAATAACTGCAAACATCTGCTGCTAAAAGATGATCTTCTGCTTGATataacatttgtttcacgaaTCTGTTATCCTGGGTTACAACGACGGTATAAATGCACGAAATTAGGATCACAAAGACAGTGGGCGAGCCCAGAAATCGCACCAGACATCATGATTCCACGTGTAAATATATAAACAGAGAATGAGGCATTTCACAGTTGATACATTTTCTGCCCCTGGTTTTATGAACATATAtagttctttctctttttcgtaTCATAAAAAGGAAACCCAAatgtcaaaacaaaaaaaaacacctccCGTAAGCTTAAGATGGATATGGAGCTATCAAACTTCAAGAGAAGAGGTACATAGTATAATAAGGTGGAGAATAAAGGTGATCTAACTTCCAGAATTCATCAAAATCTCACCCATGCACAATCAAAGACTTTGTCCACTGCCTATGGGGCCACATCAGCTAGAGGGCCACATCAGATAAAGCACCTTTCGATTTCGAACGATGCTAAGTACTGAAGCAACATAATGATCTAGCGATGAAAATGCACAAACATAACTATAACAGAACCAGTTACATCAGCCAACCAAACGAACACAATCAAAATATGAAACACCTGTTCCAATTATGTCACTTGCCAAACTGCTTTCACTCTCAACCACACCCACTGTACAGGAGCTACAGGTAAAATCATTCCTTCGAAGTCCATGACATCTCACTTATCCACATTTATAGGGCACATTGTCATCTGATTTTTTAGTTTAATCTGCAAAATCAGAGTAGAAATATCAGCTGAAAACAAATAACTCACTGCCGAACCAAATAAAGATTAGTGTCTCCTTTTAATCCACAAGCAAAAGTCTAAAGTAGGCCTCAGTTTGCAATATCATAGTCACTCAGAGACTTCTGGGGTGTGAACAAATCTTTTTGGGCATGGATAAAGAAAACTTGTGATCCTTATAGTATTATCAGTTTGTGCAAACCAGCAACTCTATCTATGACATGGCCGGAGGATTACTGCACTTAACCAGACCAATGAgtgaatcttttcaaaatacatTTATTCGAAAATGAAAAGGGACTGTCAGGACAGCATTAAAAGGACTGGAGACTAATACTACTCTTTGTTGCAGATGTAGCTTAGGACCATAGAAAACCAATCTTTGACGCATTATAAGCACCAAAAGGAGAAGCAATTTAGGCAATTAACTTacattgcaatttttttccccaGAAGCATGTCATAAGAACCGTTTGATTACCAATCAATGACCCAGTCCCCCAGAATTTCCACTAAAGAGTTTGTGAAAATTTAGAACTCTCAATGCCTCACTTTGTTTTGTGTTTACTGGCTAATATAGGGTCCTGAGAGTCGGCGAATGTGAACAAGGCTCTCAAGTAACTTTATACAACAACAGCGAACTGCAGGCAATGTTCAGAGATCTAACTGACAGTAAAAGTTAGGTGTCAACCTCTCTTAAGAAAATCAATATACTAGGTAGAATGGCTGAGCAAAGCAGGGACTGCCGGGCAGAAAGAGAAGCAGGAAGCAGACAGAACATCTAGTAATGCAACAGTCTAAGAAATAACTTAATAGAAAATTCTTTTGGACATTCCAGTGAGAATAACCTACAATCAGGTAACAAAAGGAACCATAAAGCCAGAACCATTTACTTAGGCAATGTGCACTTTAGGTGAAATCTCAAGGCCCGtcctttttcttccatctttttcATTTCCGTCAATCATTTCAATAAGAACATCCTCCCTCATAATCACAATCAGACAAGACTGGTTCTCACTTCTCACCGAGTCACATTTCATCTAAGCTACTTAATATTTCAGATTTAGCAAATTAAAAGCTGTACTAACCACCTTATTCCCCCATTTGATCCCTcaactgaaaaaagaaataatcgaCTACATAGTATGACAAGAGCATACTCGGTGCTTATTCTATGACAGTCTTTCATTCTCCATTTGTTTGGACACTTTTGTCTGGATGCTGTGATAATCAAAGAGAAAATATGGCCTTGCTTGATAACAGGAATGCTGAATTGTGTTTTCACTGGGCCCTGCAAATGGAGGCGATCTTCAGTTTCTCATTCTGCTTCCAACATATTCCTCTTTCAGATCTCTAAAAGCTGATAAAGCTCCTAAGCATCGTTTACCACTCCAAACCCCGCAAAAGGAGACTATCCTCCCACTTTTACCATAATCTACCAGTTCGTGCTCAACCCCCcggggagagggggagggggacaGATGGAGATAGAATGGCAACTTGCTCGAGATAAGATTCCACTAATTGAGCAAATAATTACAGGAACGGATACCGTCAACAGTGACGACACGGGGTAAATTCATCCTTAACGTCAAAATTACTCAAAGAGCATCCTGCACAGTTCACACGCATAGCTCATTGAAATGATGATGATTCAACCGTCGAGCTCACGAGGAAGTCGCCGGTCCGACTTGATCAGAAACCGGCGACCATGGACTCAGAGAGCGGGGACGACCCCATGAGCTTGATGAGAAAGAAAGGAGTAAGCGATCAGCGGACTTTCGGAGACAAACCAGGGATCGCTCCGCGGAATCGGGATCACCCGACGTGGAAAGGGCCGATGTCGCCGGTGCGGAGGGAGGCGGCGACGTCGTCGGCGACGGTGAGGCACGAGGCGAGCCAGCCCCTGAGAGCTATCAGCACCAGCCTCGCCACCCATAGAGTCGTACCCCATGGCACCGCCATGGCGATCTTCGGCTCTCCAGCTTCTTCGGATCGGAGGGCCAGCGAGTGGAGCGATCGGATTTCAATGTCTGAACCGTCAAGTATTCGACGCGGTCAGACCTGTCACCGCCGGAGGAGTCGGACTTGAACTGGAAAACTGGTTCGCCGCTGGCGAGACGAGCGGATGATTTGATGATTGGGCTTGGGCCttactccattttttttttaacctcttTAAATGTGGCTCCCCATTGGCTGTTCTAATCGCTGAGGGTCTAAAGGGCCGCGGGGTCGTGCCGACGCTCGATTTTGCAATTGAGGGATTCATGGAGAAGTTGAGAGGACAATGGCTAGGATTCGCGGAGGAGTTGAACGGACGCCGACGAAGGATCGCTTAAAGTCACGCCACTTCGACGTCGCCTGGGGCTGCCCGGCCTCGGCAACGACTGTTGCCGAGGCTTCCAGCTTTGCCTCAGCTGATCGAGGGTGCTTATTGCAatgttctcttcttttctttttaactaaaAGGCTTTACAAGTAATATGTCCAAATACTATTTGTATTTCGTTGAACCTATATACCACCCAATGTTTACTAAACGTTGTTTGCATTTCGTGAATACCTTTTAGCCTATGCAAATATATTGGGCAAATACCCTCCCAAACACATCCATAGTCGGAGATGGCAACCAGGGAGAGTGATGGCGATGTGCAATTGCGCATCGCGGATGGTGGGGAATCAGGACATTTCATGgtggagagttttttttttttttaatgaatgttTACCTTATAGGGAAAAAGGACCGAAAATACTAAATTATGTCCACTTGACACATTtaacctcaatttttttttatgatactaaaaatctcaaaattatatatgtatgacacatttactcgggatatttttttgtgacaccaaaaatctcaaaattttatccgtatgatatatttacccaaaattatttttttgtgacgtAAAAAGAAACCCAAATTTCTAGAAGTGGGGTGCATGTCATAcggatataagtttagggtttttattgtcgtaatttttttttagtaaatggAAAATATCACCCATCGCTTTTTTTTGTTGGCCAAATATAACCTACGAAAGAAGAatatttcgacaaaaaagagAGACGAGTATTGTATATATTGATAATCAACATGGCTAATTGGACCCGAGGTTTTTGGAACCGCCCGACTCGTCCCAAACTCTACCTAGTATTTTTTGGTTTAGGATAGAACCTAACCCATCATGTATTCCATAACctgaaattctaaaacttaatCGGAAACAATtatgctatcccacacgggctcACCGGCCACTCAAGGGATCGCCTGTTAGTTTCCAGATCTTgctcttggaactaatcctttaagacatcgatttctgatccacaggatccactatccattaccaccatagatttatcccgatcaaatattggatagatccaagactcacttgcgaagttaatcaacaagtggagagaggccccgccGGACTCTACACGTGCTTTAACCCAATACTAGATCTAATAAACTTTACGGATGATTACGGGatttgtggcaagtggagagcatcttgaaccaaccattgtaatagagaagtagagacattttagcacAGAAGTATACAttcgaagagaaaagaggagtgtTTTAGAAACTCATTAGAAGCAAACTCTTACTTGGATTTTACAAAGGAAGCCAAGTCTTGGCCGATACAAGAGGTAAACATGCCTTATATAGGCGAAAACACAAAGGAGACCTCATAAGTGAGGTCTGACAATCACACAACCAACATTGACTTCTGAGGAAGCCATTATTGCAACAAAgcacacaaacaaacaaactctgCAGCCACTCTTGACTCTTTTTACAAAGTGGAGCAGGTGAGCGGATAAATACACGACTACACGACTCTTCGGGCTTCTGATATCCGATGAAGCACATGGCCTTGTCTGGTGGAGCAGGTGGTGTCGGATGGAGGGAGTTGATGGATCGATGGAGCGGGTGGCATTATCGTCTCCTGCCCGGGTCGGGATGATAATTGGCGTCGTCGAGTCGAGCATGCGGTCCATCATAGTCGGAGGGGCCGTCTTTCTGACTTTCGTAGGCTCGCAATAACTGCTCTTTTTCATAGTCCGAGATGATCCGGTCTAAGTGCGGATCATGTGGAACGCCTGAGGTGCTTCTGGATGAGGAAGGGACGTCGGGCATGACGGGTTGTGGGTAATCGTATGGATCTTGTGACATTTGTCCGCCCCATGGATCAAAGGGTGAGTATATCGTGTCCATGGAAGAGCTTGGTTGATTCTTTGTTGTACTCTTGGAGTgcttcgaatacatgaggatggGTCCTGGGTGTATCCCAAGAGTAACTCGTTGGTGTAAGGCCATATCTCGGGTGGTATAACCTTATTCTCTTGACAGTATTATTTGGAGTTCTCTGTATTCATGAGGGATGTCAAATACGGTTACGGAGTACGTCTTGtgaatcttgaagacttgatcttggagtaCAGGCTTGAAGGAGGTAGTGCCTGTTTTTGCAGCATTGGATCTTTTGTCTCCTGAGGGTCCAATGAATGACCGGGGATGATGAAAGAGGACAACCGTGTGTCCGCAAGGTTCCGgtcgaccaacttgtctttgaagaatgaacaagtgtttccatgcttgaaggggttggaaccaagtgagaatatcaaggaagaacttCTGGGGATGGTcccgataatttccaaaaagggaatcagacaaaaccttaatgatttcgtctaaagggaactctatggcaacttggtagaggtgaaacataaaccaaaacatccattttaaatcggaagggaaagggatggtagaagaccatcttaatggatgtatgaacggataatcacagttgagacctggtttgaggaataatccaccataatctttaaagatgacataATGGTAATTCCAAAATAATCCGTGAAAATTATCAGAGAGGGAATTTCGTTTGAGGAGTGGAGGGATATCAGGTGGATACCGATGTGATGGCCACCGGTGTTCACGCATATTCCGGGTTTTGAAGGATcccgaaaactcttttcgaatGAACATGTTGATGGATTCgaaaggttcttttggcctagaaaagaaatcagccaaaatatttttctttccggaAATGTGCTTtgaatcgaaagagtatttagaaaaccattctgcccaacgcaagagttgaggatgaggaacttgcttttgcttgaatttgagcatccggggaaaagaggacatgtccatttcgactaaaaaatgatgaccaatgagatgaaattcaaattttttgattccatttttttttgcgagaatctctttgaaagtggagtgaTAATGCATTTCTGTTGTcgaaaactttccacttttgtatgcacagattcttcgcttacctttaatttcttcaaggaggatAGCTGCCCAGTGCTTGTCACCGGCATCCGTCTGAAGAATTCGGTTCCAAAGTGGAAGGGATCCGGAGAGGGGGCAAATTTTGCGAGTATTTCTTTTAAGGTCTTAATGGAAGTGGTTTGCTTTTGTGACCAAGGAggaggattctttttcaacatcttttgaGAGGAGAAAGGAtctcgagaaatttttgggatgaaatctacgagataattgacaattcctaaaaaggattggatCCGTGGATGAGAGGTTTTCATCCGGGAATTTCGGAGATCTTCGCAATGTGTGGTCCTGggcaataggttccatttttcaaacgcatgccgagaaattcaatttctcattgagctatgatcatcttcttttgtgacaacatgatgccatgagtatgcacaatttcagTAAATTCtttgaaggagttttgcatgagaatgttcatcatgggaaaacaggagaatatcatcaatgtagatccgggcattagcaaggataggttggaaaattttgcacatagccttTCGGAATAGGGACGGAGCgagttttaagtccaaagggaAGGACTCTCCATTGGAAATCTTTGGTTAGGGATGCGAAACCAGTTTTGAATATGTCTCgagggatgaattcctaattgcGGAAGCTcgccttaagatcgaatttggaatagatcttggctCGAGCAAGGCcggagaacaaagagttcttatggggcaatgggaatttgtcatcttggatgaacagattgagaggctggtaatttatgactaaccgtagctttccacgattttgctcgctcttttgttgacatagaaggcctcacatgcccaaggggagTCGGAGGGCTCAATGAGTCCTTGAGAAAGAAGGCGAGCACATTCTCGCTTGTGCTTGAGCAAGGTGATCCGGGTTCATACCCGAATGACTTGCcttggtgggattgatttctccatttttcttgaagggaattttgacaaaaagtcgaattttgccaaagagggttggagcaaATCCGGGCAAACTATTTGGTGAGATTCTCGAAcaatgagaaaggagagattgataaatgggatcaaggattttacggttggatgagaaagagtctctggatttcaacaaactcttggaacttcttttgaaactttaaccccttagggtttatcttgagttgtgggagcttagaaagaatatcccaaccaatgatgagatccttgtcatgagatggacatccaaggatccgggtggtgatttcacaaccagggagaatatgaatggtgaggggtttactacgcagtttggtagtaaaagtttctcccgaGGCCGCTTGGAAATATCTGGTATATGGTGTCCAAGATTCTTCTGGAAGGATTTTGGTATCTAGCGGGGATGCAATTGCGCCAATATCAATGAGggcaatgacttggatggatttggtGTCGTCTGGAAGGTAGAGCTGGATTGGAAAATGTGGGGGAT is a genomic window containing:
- the LOC115733507 gene encoding uncharacterized protein At5g39865, with product MGCFVSTSKTPPTNNPELPHLSPFDFAFSPNLSPSPAKARTVSLATPLVHHPPIKKGDTHHLVSLTSTTYGSLLLIDPQNSRLNIQNLSERMHLPPPQTPNKMAEPPTHVEESNDAPSLDSVINTWELMDGLDDFDYDGENLRMSASSISCKPSDYDVHEKKTVDSTNSYEIPAKISGHHEMTVGPLVGFKGHSPPSNGKNSSLGKEDRVVLYFTSLRGIRKTYEDCRAVRMIFRGLRAALDERDISMDSSYRRELQGKLKGKALSLPQVFIRGNHIGGAEEIRQLNENGELARLLEGLDASDLGFICKTCGEARFVPCPSCSGSRKVFDKGDEIFRRCMDCNENGLIHCPGCCS
- the LOC115729434 gene encoding uncharacterized protein LOC115729434 yields the protein MAVPWGTTLWVARLVLIALRGWLASCLTVADDVAASLRTGDIGPFHVG